The following coding sequences are from one uncultured Desulfobacter sp. window:
- a CDS encoding AAA family ATPase — protein MNIADYKIMQKLYHDQKYIVYRARHKETASSRILKVLEKKSAFHLKYLHGLQNEYELLCRVTSDYVVKPIDFITTGDFSILVLEDIDGHTLKEEIQSAPLSLAGFQVISGQLMEAISAVHQQDIIHRDINPDNIIWNPVSAKINLIDFDLATKFNQKISYNGNPDSLEGTLSYISPEQTGRVNRRVDHRSDLYSLGITFYEMFTGVPVFAYENPLEIVYAHLARSPLPPHELNTTLPNTLSRIILKLIEKNPRKRYQSVQGLQYDLSRAFENIEATFTLGEKDYTGKLQVTETLYGRIDERSSLLAAYHRLGQKKREVVLVAGLPGTGKTSLVSELHKPITRDQGYFLSGKFDQLERSVPYSALGLALGQFCDLLLGKPQDVLDQWKARILNAVNPLGKLLTDIVPNLVEIIGKQPDIPEIGGDQAMGRFNHVFSSFLKAVAIEEKPVVLFIDDLQWADLESLSVLSLISEDIENSYLLVVGAYRDNEITTDHPFLPFIQRLAENNIQVTTINVGNLRPADVKEWLAHTLRSDTDPAATEDLADLIFQKTGGNAFFFNQFLKNLHARGLLDFDFKYRRWSWDTAEIRALNITDNVVNLLVQKIELLSDEIQGILRLAACIGETFELSTLSVISGRSTEALTLLLEAALTQELIQAEGESRYKFIHDRVQQAVYTMIDLSTRQKLHLSIGRLLLNSMALPDRFHEIKEVGNVLFKVVNHLNMGLDRIRDNDEKLILVRLNLSAGKKAKRSAAFKISTDYIRTALGLLPENHWQNHYDLTREIYDQAIQCYFLSRDTEQLEAHIDTVLSSAVSVSHRSVAHEYRIMNLIAQNQHLLAAEKILEIFTSLGVSIPTKPEPSHIGREINSTQTLIERYGMDNIINLPPMDDPETRLILRLYYTGATAFMFSKYQNILPLLTSRMTALILENGLCPETPYVLCLYGTVRIVAGDISGAYKLGNIARELIENRLCDDAMSVRSITPFYLYIAGNRQHYREVSQSLIDLHPFALNAGDYVYGGYIIAHYMAFLARSGTPLSVWHEKLIFIRPHLSLQKERIMLALFASDIHLNAELTGRELPSEITELDFEKISSGLPPDALRLCRMCEYLMRVKSAFIFERNDRLSSDVEIFEESWSRIRSRLTYITSDYYLYFTLAYLHLHTITEDEKEKASFLTKAAAGLKVMKSWAIIGSTNFSHKYHLLQAEMHRIQGDFFHAGEHYDRAIEKAIENAYINEAAIANELAARFYMQNGRDRIASLYFSEARACYQQWGAAAKVSHLDTNYPKYTGHSSYPGKTDMNFTTGTVAGRNAGHLDIATILKASQTLSKEVQLQQLLDRMLRILMENAGARTVVLIRNQDGRLLIQGEGRLETGTQVLQALPVDDSRNIPLAVIHFVARTRETLVFENLSRSPEYGSDDYITRHQPKSAVCFPIIKQTELTGMVYLENNLIEGAFTPSRLEVLSMLSTQIAISMENAELYEDLEEKVRQRTHDLQKVNEELEESHRELAKNHKKITDSVTQAVRIQDAALPDDGTIAELLPNHFIFFRPCATVSGDFYWIRKIEDKIITAVADCTGHGVPGALVSMLGIAFLNDIVPRMAEQKRLFPDQILGELRTKVKTAFKQHGDPAEQQEGMDMGLCTIDLKARRIRFSGAHHPLLIIRDGKLFEFKGDRMPIAVHHREKPFTANDISFEEGDMLYLFSDGFIDQIGEKSGKKFMKGHFKKLLLDICQTPLHQQKETLYTRFKEWKGNFPQVDDILILGFRL, from the coding sequence ATGAATATTGCCGATTATAAGATAATGCAAAAGCTGTATCACGATCAGAAGTATATCGTTTACCGCGCCCGACATAAAGAGACCGCTTCGTCCCGCATCTTGAAAGTACTGGAGAAAAAATCAGCATTTCACCTTAAATACCTGCACGGCCTTCAGAACGAATATGAGCTGCTTTGCCGGGTTACCTCCGACTATGTGGTCAAACCAATTGATTTTATTACAACCGGCGATTTCAGTATCCTTGTACTGGAAGATATCGACGGGCACACCCTGAAGGAGGAGATTCAAAGCGCCCCCCTCTCCCTTGCCGGATTCCAGGTGATTTCAGGGCAACTCATGGAGGCCATTTCAGCCGTTCACCAGCAGGATATCATTCACCGGGATATCAATCCCGACAATATCATATGGAATCCAGTCAGTGCCAAAATCAACCTTATCGATTTTGATCTCGCCACAAAGTTCAACCAAAAAATTTCATACAACGGCAATCCCGATTCCCTGGAAGGCACATTGTCCTATATTTCGCCGGAGCAGACAGGAAGGGTAAACCGCCGTGTGGACCATCGGTCGGACCTCTATTCCCTTGGAATCACCTTTTATGAAATGTTCACCGGCGTTCCTGTTTTCGCATATGAAAATCCCCTTGAAATCGTTTATGCCCACCTGGCCCGCTCCCCCTTGCCACCCCATGAATTAAATACAACGCTGCCGAACACCCTTTCCCGCATCATACTTAAATTGATAGAAAAAAATCCAAGGAAACGCTATCAATCCGTTCAGGGCCTGCAATATGATCTTTCCAGGGCGTTCGAAAACATCGAGGCAACGTTCACCCTCGGAGAAAAGGATTACACGGGGAAACTTCAGGTTACGGAGACGTTGTACGGCCGGATTGATGAAAGGTCATCCCTCTTGGCAGCATACCACAGGCTTGGGCAAAAAAAGAGGGAGGTGGTTCTGGTTGCCGGTCTTCCCGGAACCGGAAAAACATCCCTTGTAAGCGAACTCCATAAACCCATCACCCGGGATCAGGGATATTTTCTCAGCGGGAAATTTGATCAGCTGGAGCGATCGGTTCCCTACTCGGCTTTGGGCCTGGCCCTCGGCCAGTTCTGCGATCTGCTTTTGGGCAAGCCGCAGGACGTGCTGGATCAATGGAAGGCGCGTATTCTAAATGCCGTGAATCCGTTGGGAAAGCTGTTGACGGATATTGTTCCCAACCTCGTGGAGATCATCGGCAAACAACCCGACATCCCTGAAATCGGCGGCGACCAGGCGATGGGGCGTTTTAACCATGTGTTTTCCTCTTTTTTAAAAGCCGTTGCAATCGAAGAGAAACCTGTCGTCCTGTTTATAGACGACCTGCAATGGGCCGATCTCGAATCCCTCTCCGTGTTGAGTCTGATCAGTGAAGACATTGAAAATTCATATCTCCTCGTTGTCGGCGCATACAGGGATAACGAAATCACCACCGACCACCCCTTCCTGCCCTTCATCCAAAGACTTGCTGAGAACAATATTCAAGTCACCACCATTAATGTCGGCAATCTCAGGCCAGCCGATGTTAAAGAATGGCTTGCCCATACGTTGCGGTCCGATACGGATCCTGCGGCCACCGAAGATCTGGCTGACCTCATCTTTCAAAAAACTGGGGGTAATGCGTTCTTTTTCAATCAGTTTTTAAAGAATCTCCACGCAAGGGGGCTCCTGGACTTTGATTTCAAATATCGAAGGTGGTCATGGGATACAGCCGAAATAAGGGCTTTGAACATAACGGACAATGTCGTGAACCTGCTGGTGCAGAAAATAGAGCTGCTATCAGATGAAATTCAGGGCATTTTAAGGCTGGCCGCATGTATCGGAGAGACCTTTGAACTTTCTACCCTGTCCGTTATTTCAGGTCGATCAACAGAAGCACTGACCCTGCTGCTAGAAGCCGCCTTAACCCAAGAACTGATCCAGGCCGAAGGAGAAAGCCGGTACAAATTTATTCATGATCGAGTTCAACAAGCCGTTTACACCATGATAGATCTTTCGACCCGACAGAAACTGCATCTTTCCATCGGCCGCCTGCTCTTAAATTCCATGGCGCTGCCGGATCGATTCCATGAGATAAAAGAGGTCGGAAATGTTCTTTTCAAGGTCGTCAACCACCTCAATATGGGCTTGGACCGGATCCGCGATAATGATGAGAAACTGATCCTTGTAAGATTGAACCTCTCTGCAGGTAAAAAGGCAAAGCGCTCTGCAGCCTTCAAGATCAGTACGGATTATATCAGGACGGCCCTTGGGCTTCTACCTGAAAACCATTGGCAAAATCATTATGATCTGACCCGGGAAATATATGATCAAGCCATTCAATGCTATTTCCTGTCCCGGGATACCGAGCAGCTTGAAGCCCACATCGACACCGTTTTATCATCGGCAGTTTCAGTATCCCACCGCTCCGTTGCCCATGAATACCGCATTATGAACCTTATCGCGCAAAATCAGCATCTTCTAGCTGCGGAAAAGATCCTGGAGATATTCACATCCCTGGGCGTTTCCATTCCAACCAAACCGGAACCTTCCCATATCGGCAGGGAAATCAACAGTACGCAAACCCTGATAGAACGTTATGGTATGGATAATATCATAAATCTGCCGCCGATGGATGACCCGGAAACAAGGCTGATCCTGCGCCTTTATTATACGGGCGCAACGGCCTTCATGTTTTCCAAGTACCAGAACATACTGCCGCTTTTGACCTCAAGGATGACGGCGTTGATCCTTGAGAACGGGCTCTGTCCGGAAACGCCTTATGTTCTTTGTCTCTACGGCACCGTACGAATCGTTGCGGGTGATATTTCCGGGGCGTATAAGCTTGGAAATATCGCCCGTGAACTGATCGAAAACAGGTTATGCGACGATGCCATGAGCGTGAGATCCATCACCCCCTTTTACCTTTATATAGCAGGGAACCGGCAGCATTACAGGGAGGTATCGCAAAGCCTGATAGACCTTCACCCCTTTGCGCTCAATGCCGGCGATTATGTTTACGGCGGCTATATTATCGCCCACTACATGGCGTTTCTGGCGCGTAGCGGTACCCCACTCTCCGTCTGGCATGAAAAGCTCATCTTCATACGCCCACATCTCTCCCTTCAGAAGGAGAGAATTATGCTTGCGCTCTTTGCCTCCGACATACACCTGAATGCCGAACTGACCGGTCGGGAGCTCCCTTCGGAGATCACCGAACTGGATTTTGAAAAGATATCCAGCGGTCTGCCCCCCGATGCCCTGAGGCTATGCAGGATGTGCGAGTATCTGATGCGGGTAAAATCCGCATTCATCTTTGAACGCAACGACCGACTGTCTTCCGATGTCGAGATTTTCGAAGAAAGCTGGAGTCGGATCCGGTCACGCCTGACATACATCACCAGCGATTACTACCTCTATTTCACCCTGGCCTATCTGCACCTCCACACCATAACAGAGGATGAAAAAGAGAAAGCATCGTTCCTTACAAAGGCTGCGGCAGGCTTGAAAGTGATGAAAAGCTGGGCAATAATCGGCTCTACCAATTTCTCCCATAAATACCATCTGCTGCAAGCTGAAATGCACCGCATACAAGGAGATTTTTTCCATGCGGGGGAGCATTACGACCGGGCAATCGAAAAAGCAATTGAAAACGCGTATATAAACGAAGCTGCCATTGCAAACGAACTTGCTGCCAGATTCTACATGCAGAACGGGCGCGACAGGATCGCCTCCCTGTATTTCAGCGAGGCCAGGGCATGTTATCAACAATGGGGAGCCGCTGCAAAGGTGTCCCACCTCGATACCAATTATCCCAAGTATACGGGCCATTCATCATATCCGGGTAAGACCGACATGAACTTCACGACGGGAACCGTGGCCGGAAGGAACGCAGGCCACCTGGATATCGCCACCATTTTAAAGGCATCCCAGACCCTTTCTAAAGAGGTTCAGTTGCAGCAGCTTCTGGACAGGATGCTCAGAATCCTGATGGAAAACGCAGGGGCCCGGACAGTTGTCCTGATTCGGAATCAGGACGGTCGTCTGCTCATCCAGGGAGAGGGGCGCCTGGAGACCGGAACTCAGGTGCTCCAGGCATTGCCCGTTGACGATTCCCGGAACATCCCCCTTGCCGTGATCCATTTCGTGGCCCGTACCCGGGAGACCCTGGTTTTTGAAAACCTCTCCAGGAGTCCCGAATACGGTTCAGATGATTATATCACCCGACATCAGCCGAAATCCGCCGTCTGTTTTCCCATCATCAAGCAAACGGAACTTACCGGTATGGTTTACCTTGAAAACAACCTGATCGAAGGGGCCTTCACGCCGTCACGCCTGGAGGTGCTCAGCATGCTTTCCACCCAGATTGCCATCTCCATGGAGAATGCCGAACTCTATGAAGACCTGGAGGAAAAAGTTCGGCAGCGAACCCATGACCTTCAGAAGGTGAACGAAGAACTCGAGGAGAGCCACAGGGAACTTGCGAAAAACCACAAGAAGATTACCGACAGCGTCACACAGGCCGTGCGCATCCAGGACGCGGCTCTGCCCGACGATGGGACCATTGCGGAGCTTCTGCCGAACCATTTTATTTTTTTCCGTCCCTGTGCAACGGTCAGCGGAGATTTCTACTGGATTCGGAAAATCGAAGACAAGATCATCACGGCGGTTGCAGACTGTACGGGACACGGCGTCCCCGGTGCCCTGGTCAGCATGCTGGGCATCGCTTTTCTCAATGATATCGTGCCGAGGATGGCAGAACAGAAAAGGCTCTTTCCCGACCAGATCCTGGGAGAGCTCAGGACAAAGGTAAAAACCGCCTTCAAGCAGCACGGTGATCCCGCTGAGCAGCAGGAGGGAATGGATATGGGGCTTTGCACCATCGATCTTAAAGCCCGGAGAATAAGGTTCTCAGGCGCCCATCATCCCCTGTTGATAATCAGGGACGGGAAGCTTTTCGAGTTCAAGGGCGACAGGATGCCCATTGCCGTTCACCACAGGGAGAAGCCTTTCACGGCCAATGACATTTCATTCGAAGAAGGCGATATGCTCTATCTGTTTTCAGACGGTTTCATCGATCAGATCGGCGAGAAATCCGGAAAAAAATTCATGAAGGGACATTTCAAAAAACTGCTCCTGGATATCTGCCAGACCCCCCTGCATCAACAAAAAGAAACATTATACACCCGGTTTAAAGAGTGGAAGGGCAACTTTCCGCAGGTCGACGACATCCTGATTCTTGGATTCCGGCTTTGA
- a CDS encoding cobalt-precorrin 5A hydrolase, with amino-acid sequence MMDWGEKKIAVWVLTPHGITLADQVAQALPHSDLFASQKLGPDSPYTGFSSLAKSLARVWDHYDAHYFIMATGIVVRTIAPLIHDKTKDPAVVCGDEAGCFVISLVSGHIGGANELAGTLSGILGATPVITTSTDVNQVPAIDVIARDRGLYIENKQCIKHVSMAFIKGEPLPVHDPFNLVLPHLPSSLVDDSDVFTADKPGIWADYTVHTLPEKVLVLRPRVLVAGMGCRRGVTRQELEDHLRQVLQARRISVNSLSKIVSVDLKADEPGLLELAEILNLPIEFYTREQLDQVETVPNPSFLVNKHIGVKSVCEAAAMLATGRADLLIPKTAGRTVTLALAAMPFTS; translated from the coding sequence ATGATGGATTGGGGTGAAAAAAAAATTGCGGTATGGGTGCTGACACCCCATGGGATAACCCTGGCCGACCAGGTGGCACAGGCGCTTCCCCATTCGGATTTGTTTGCTTCGCAAAAGCTTGGGCCGGACAGCCCCTATACCGGGTTCTCTTCGTTGGCCAAGTCCCTGGCACGGGTCTGGGACCATTATGACGCCCACTACTTTATTATGGCCACGGGGATTGTCGTACGCACCATTGCCCCATTAATCCACGATAAAACAAAAGATCCGGCCGTGGTGTGCGGTGATGAGGCCGGCTGTTTTGTTATCAGTCTGGTCTCGGGCCATATCGGCGGGGCCAATGAACTGGCCGGAACGCTTTCGGGTATATTGGGGGCAACCCCTGTGATCACAACATCCACGGATGTCAACCAGGTGCCGGCCATTGATGTGATTGCCCGGGACCGGGGGCTGTATATTGAAAATAAACAGTGCATAAAACATGTGAGTATGGCCTTTATCAAAGGAGAACCCCTGCCGGTCCACGACCCGTTTAATCTGGTATTGCCCCACCTGCCGTCTTCACTGGTAGATGATTCTGACGTGTTTACAGCGGATAAGCCCGGCATATGGGCGGATTACACGGTCCATACTCTTCCGGAAAAAGTGCTGGTGTTGCGGCCCAGGGTGCTGGTGGCGGGTATGGGATGCCGACGGGGGGTCACCCGGCAGGAACTGGAAGATCATTTACGTCAGGTGCTTCAGGCCCGCAGGATCAGTGTGAACAGCTTGTCCAAAATTGTGTCTGTGGATCTTAAAGCCGATGAGCCGGGGCTTTTGGAACTTGCCGAAATTTTAAACCTGCCCATTGAATTTTACACAAGAGAGCAACTGGACCAGGTAGAGACCGTACCCAACCCCTCTTTTCTGGTGAATAAACATATAGGGGTAAAAAGCGTATGCGAAGCGGCAGCCATGCTGGCAACAGGCAGAGCGGATTTGTTGATACCGAAAACGGCCGGCCGGACGGTCACCCTTGCCCTGGCGGCAATGCCCTTTACTTCATAG
- a CDS encoding RiPP maturation radical SAM C-methyltransferase: MTQNEDKNIASRINSALSGGDVLFIVPPFSRSCLGAMLDPHLLQSISIDSGLGAEVLYLNVLLASIIGIDRFEKTGNAPRSWMAGERLFARAAHALPRLGVPQEERFALGENKKRRPSPAPHPVDPQFDPLPWLDLEETCFSFADQVAPVVAARGYKIIWLNIGWEQINCALALIDRIKSAAPDTLFMIGGLNCEAAMARGIAALNSNVDYIFEGEIETAYAQFIKGYTQGKRPGHRILRGGPVEDMDLLPLPDYAAYFHQADLFLGDKRPEKLALAYETSRGCWKGQAQRCAFCGLSCDERIQYRFKSPAKVRSELAVISKKYKNIIVFMTDHTPPASYYRELFPTLRLPDGFSMRYQLLAALTLKDLINLKKASVNRIQPGIEALTTPLLNTIHKGVKAHQNLALLRNAMSTNIFVYWYLLWGLPGDRPEDYEKTIELIPLLRHLQPPELLAHVRFEKFGLYVERPEDYGITNLQPEKAYAAIFPEDADREKLAFRYTGDYPCGSHDRPDIIQRLEEEIRTWKDSWRAVSLVMVLFWDQYVIHDTRFASQSHKTYSMDRDKAQEVMRHCRYTGSRQQAWALEHKLAVIADAHYVPLVTASPELLLELEA, encoded by the coding sequence ATGACCCAAAACGAAGATAAAAATATAGCCAGTAGAATCAATTCGGCCCTGTCCGGCGGTGATGTCCTTTTTATCGTTCCGCCGTTTTCCAGATCCTGTCTCGGTGCCATGCTGGACCCCCATCTCCTTCAGTCCATCTCCATCGACAGCGGTCTTGGGGCCGAAGTCCTCTATTTGAACGTGCTACTCGCCTCCATAATCGGCATCGATCGATTTGAAAAAACCGGCAACGCACCCAGATCCTGGATGGCAGGGGAACGGCTGTTTGCCCGGGCCGCTCATGCGCTACCGCGGCTGGGCGTTCCCCAGGAGGAACGCTTTGCCCTGGGGGAAAACAAAAAGAGAAGACCTTCTCCGGCTCCCCACCCGGTAGATCCTCAATTCGATCCACTGCCCTGGCTTGATCTGGAAGAGACCTGCTTCTCATTCGCGGACCAGGTGGCACCTGTGGTAGCAGCAAGGGGATACAAGATCATCTGGCTCAATATCGGCTGGGAACAGATCAACTGCGCCCTTGCCCTTATCGACAGGATAAAGTCAGCCGCACCCGATACCCTCTTCATGATAGGGGGGCTGAACTGCGAAGCTGCCATGGCAAGGGGCATTGCGGCGCTGAATAGTAATGTGGATTATATATTCGAAGGAGAAATCGAGACGGCATATGCACAGTTCATAAAAGGATATACCCAAGGAAAGCGTCCTGGCCATCGCATCCTCAGGGGAGGCCCCGTAGAGGATATGGACCTGTTACCCCTGCCCGACTATGCCGCCTATTTTCACCAGGCGGACCTTTTTCTGGGAGACAAGCGCCCGGAAAAACTGGCCCTGGCCTATGAAACCAGCAGGGGATGCTGGAAAGGGCAGGCGCAGCGATGCGCGTTCTGCGGCCTGAGTTGCGATGAACGGATCCAATACCGCTTCAAGAGCCCTGCAAAGGTCCGCTCCGAACTCGCTGTGATCAGCAAAAAATATAAAAATATCATCGTGTTCATGACAGATCACACCCCGCCGGCCTCCTACTACCGGGAACTGTTTCCCACGCTTAGGCTTCCGGACGGTTTTTCCATGCGCTATCAGCTGCTGGCCGCACTGACCCTCAAGGATCTGATCAACCTTAAGAAAGCGTCTGTCAACCGCATACAGCCCGGTATCGAGGCATTGACCACCCCGCTCTTGAACACCATCCACAAGGGGGTAAAGGCCCACCAGAATCTCGCTCTGCTTCGAAATGCCATGTCCACGAATATCTTTGTCTACTGGTATCTGCTCTGGGGACTGCCGGGAGACCGGCCCGAGGATTATGAGAAGACCATTGAGCTCATTCCCCTGCTGCGGCATCTGCAGCCGCCCGAACTCCTGGCCCACGTACGTTTTGAAAAATTCGGGCTCTATGTGGAGCGCCCGGAGGATTACGGAATCACGAACCTGCAACCGGAAAAGGCCTATGCAGCGATCTTTCCTGAAGATGCCGACCGGGAGAAACTGGCATTCCGTTATACCGGTGATTACCCCTGCGGCTCCCATGATCGGCCCGACATAATCCAAAGGCTTGAAGAGGAGATTCGTACCTGGAAGGATTCCTGGAGAGCGGTCAGTCTGGTCATGGTCCTGTTCTGGGATCAATATGTGATCCATGACACCCGATTCGCCAGCCAATCCCATAAAACATATTCCATGGACCGCGACAAAGCCCAAGAGGTGATGCGCCATTGCCGGTATACGGGTTCCCGCCAGCAGGCGTGGGCCCTGGAACATAAACTGGCCGTTATTGCCGACGCCCATTACGTGCCCCTGGTAACCGCCTCTCCCGAACTGCTGCTGGAGCTGGAAGCTTAA
- a CDS encoding TOMM precursor leader peptide-binding protein, which translates to MMIKNPRLTYCYHAEFIGDDNVLLSSEKDNVLLTERSCCLVLSAITENDLSLDDLLARLDEEMPYTETLYTVVKLSQRGYITEAESTLSPEELAFWSGLGMDPGRLAGLLTNKTVSIVSTDTDSPAELIHALSQAGLKVQENGDLTIVIAGDYEDPMIRQINLDALRSEKPWMLLKINGIEPWLGPLFIPGKTACWECLANRLSYNRQINTFFKAHTGIGRNLRIPSAGTSLSRQTAAGLAVQEIVKWLYFGTNDRLEGTIITLSNMPLDMQSHLLVRRPQCPACGKEGYRIAPRPVTLKKNRACSARLAGGYREASPEATFKKYRHHISTITGVVQKLTPYHAIADAPMHNFSSGHNMAFRSKSMHWLNNHVRSGCGGKGAGRSQAKAGALCEAIERYSLTWHGDEPRIKSSLADLGEQGIHPNDCMNFSEKQFQDREALNLECSRFYALIPVPFDETEEMHWTPVWSMGLGEFRYLPSCFCYAQYPVEDEQKAYAYPDSNGCAAGNSVAEAALQGVLELVERDSVALWWYNRLEKPSVDLTSFNQPYFQTLSAYYKSIKRSLTVLDLTSDLGIPAFGAISHRPNKEREDIVFGFGAHVDATIAVERALVELNQILPIVHPPKEKSGSPQYLTEDKNFLSWLDSATMENQPYLSPGRSLPPKTLSDYKKLCEPGVEESLNFCIHRAAEKGMDTMILDMTRPDVGLNVVKVMVPRLRHFWRRLAPGRLYDAPVGSGLLDRPLEEHELNPVGLFI; encoded by the coding sequence ATGATGATAAAGAATCCGAGACTCACATACTGTTACCATGCAGAATTCATAGGCGACGACAATGTACTCCTGTCCAGTGAAAAGGACAATGTACTGCTGACCGAAAGGTCCTGTTGCCTAGTGCTCTCCGCCATAACCGAAAACGATCTCTCCCTGGACGACCTGCTTGCCCGTCTCGACGAGGAGATGCCCTATACGGAAACGCTGTATACGGTGGTCAAACTTTCCCAGAGAGGTTACATCACCGAGGCTGAATCCACCCTTTCTCCCGAGGAACTGGCGTTCTGGAGTGGCCTTGGCATGGACCCAGGAAGGCTGGCTGGGTTACTTACGAATAAAACCGTATCCATCGTTTCCACGGATACGGACAGCCCTGCCGAGCTGATCCATGCCCTTTCACAGGCCGGACTCAAGGTTCAGGAGAACGGAGATCTTACGATCGTCATTGCCGGCGACTACGAAGACCCAATGATCCGGCAGATCAATCTCGATGCCCTTAGGAGCGAGAAACCCTGGATGCTGCTTAAGATAAACGGCATCGAGCCGTGGCTGGGCCCGCTCTTTATCCCGGGCAAAACCGCCTGCTGGGAATGCCTGGCCAACCGGCTGAGCTATAACCGCCAGATCAACACCTTCTTCAAGGCCCACACCGGGATCGGCCGGAACCTGCGCATCCCTTCCGCCGGAACCTCCCTGTCCCGGCAAACGGCTGCGGGCCTTGCGGTTCAGGAGATCGTAAAATGGCTCTATTTCGGTACAAACGACCGGCTGGAAGGAACAATCATCACCCTTTCGAACATGCCCCTTGATATGCAGTCCCACCTCCTGGTCCGGCGTCCCCAGTGTCCGGCCTGTGGAAAAGAGGGCTACAGGATCGCCCCAAGACCGGTTACATTAAAAAAGAACCGGGCCTGTTCCGCCAGGCTTGCAGGCGGTTACCGGGAGGCCTCACCGGAGGCAACATTCAAAAAATACCGCCATCATATCAGCACCATCACCGGCGTCGTGCAGAAGCTCACTCCCTATCACGCCATAGCGGACGCCCCCATGCACAATTTCTCCTCGGGTCACAACATGGCATTCAGGAGCAAATCCATGCACTGGCTCAACAACCATGTGAGGAGCGGTTGCGGGGGCAAGGGTGCCGGCAGATCCCAGGCAAAGGCAGGGGCCCTGTGTGAAGCCATCGAACGTTACAGCCTGACCTGGCACGGAGACGAACCCCGTATAAAGAGCAGCCTTGCCGACCTGGGGGAACAGGGAATACACCCCAATGACTGCATGAACTTCAGCGAAAAGCAGTTTCAGGACCGGGAGGCCCTCAACCTTGAATGCTCCAGGTTTTACGCATTGATTCCCGTTCCCTTCGACGAAACAGAGGAGATGCACTGGACACCGGTCTGGTCCATGGGCCTCGGCGAATTCCGCTACCTGCCCTCCTGTTTCTGTTATGCCCAGTATCCGGTGGAAGATGAACAAAAGGCATACGCATACCCGGACAGCAACGGATGCGCAGCCGGAAACTCTGTTGCGGAGGCGGCCCTGCAGGGGGTTCTGGAGTTGGTGGAAAGGGACAGCGTGGCCCTGTGGTGGTACAATCGCCTGGAAAAACCTTCGGTGGACCTTACAAGTTTCAATCAACCCTATTTCCAAACACTTTCAGCATATTACAAATCCATCAAGCGCAGTCTTACCGTCCTTGACCTCACAAGCGACCTGGGCATACCCGCCTTTGGGGCGATCTCACACCGGCCCAATAAGGAGCGGGAGGATATTGTCTTCGGGTTCGGCGCCCATGTGGATGCGACCATCGCCGTTGAGCGAGCCCTGGTGGAACTTAACCAAATCCTGCCCATCGTGCATCCGCCAAAGGAAAAGAGTGGTTCCCCCCAATATCTTACCGAGGACAAAAACTTTCTCTCCTGGCTCGATTCCGCCACCATGGAAAACCAGCCCTACCTCTCCCCGGGAAGGTCGTTGCCCCCTAAAACACTTTCGGACTACAAGAAGCTCTGTGAACCCGGCGTTGAGGAGAGCCTGAACTTCTGCATCCATCGGGCAGCCGAAAAGGGCATGGACACCATGATTCTCGATATGACAAGGCCGGACGTCGGCCTCAACGTGGTCAAGGTCATGGTTCCGCGGCTCCGCCATTTCTGGAGACGCCTGGCGCCAGGAAGACTCTACGACGCTCCGGTGGGCTCCGGCCTGCTGGATCGCCCCCTTGAAGAGCACGAACTGAACCCGGTGGGACTGTTTATCTGA